In the Phaseolus vulgaris cultivar G19833 chromosome 7, P. vulgaris v2.0, whole genome shotgun sequence genome, one interval contains:
- the LOC137827796 gene encoding phaseolin, beta-type, translating into MMRARVPLLLLGILFLASLSASFATSLREEEESQDNPFYFNSDNSWNTLFKNQYGHIRVLQRFDQQSKRLQNLEDYRLVEFRSKPETLLLPQQADAELLLVVRSGSAILVLVKPDDRREYFFLTSDNPIFSDHQKIPAGTIFYLVNPDPKEDLRIIQLAMPVNNPQIHEFFLSSTEAQQSYLQEFSKHILEASFNSKFEEINRVLFEEEGQQEGVIVNIDSEQIKELSKHAKSSSRKSLSKQDNTIGNEFGNLTERTDNSLNVLISSIEMEEGALFVPHYYSKAIVILVVNEGEAHVELVGPKGNKETLEYESYRAELSKDDVFVIPAAYPVAIKATSNVNFTGFGINANNNNRNLLAGKTDNVISSIGRALDGKDVLGLTFSGSGDEVMKLINKQSGSYFVDAHHHQQEQQKGRKGAFVY; encoded by the exons ATGATGAGAGCAAGGGTTCCACTCCTGTTGCTGGGAATTCTTTTCCTGGCATCACTTTCTGCCTCATTTGCCACTTCACTCCGGGAGGAGGAAGAGAGCCAAGATAACCCCTTCTACTTCAACTCTGACAACTCCTGGAACACTCTATTCAAAAACCAATATGGTCACATTCGTGTCCTCCAGAGGTTCGACCAACAATCCAAACGACTTCAGAATCTTGAAGACTACCGTCTTGTGGAGTTCAGGTCCAAACCCGAAACCCTCCTTCTTCCTCAGCAGGCTGATGCTGAGTTACTCCTAGTTGTCCGTAGTG GGAGCGCCATACTCGTCTTGGTGAAACCTGATGATCGCAGAGAGTACTTCTTCCTTACGAGCGATAACCCGATATTCTCTGATCACCAGAAAATCCCTGCAGGAACCATTTTCTATTTGGTTAACCCTGATCCCAAAGAGGATCTCAGAATAATCCAACTCGCCATGCCCGTTAACAACCCTCAGATTCAT GAatttttcctatctagcacagAAGCCCAACAATCCTACTTGCAAGAGTTCAGCAAGCATATTCTAGAGGCCTCCTTCAAT AGCAAATTCGAGGAGATCAACAGGGTTCTGTTTGAAGAGGAGGGACAGCAAGAGGGAGTGATTGTGAACATTGATTCTGAACAGATTAAGGAACTGAGCAAACATGCAAAATCTAGTTCAAGGAAATCCCTTTCCAAACAAGATAACACAATTGGAAACGAATTTGGAAACCTGACTGAGAGGACCGATAACTCCTTGAATGTGTTAATCAGTTCTATAGAGATGGAAGAG GGAGCTCTTTTTGTGCCACACTACTATTCTAAGGCCATTGTTATACTAGTGGTTAATGAAGGAGAAGCACATGTTGAACTTGTTGGCCCAAAAGGAAATAAGGAAACCTTGGAATATGAGAGCTACAGAGCTGAGCTTTCTAAAGACGATGTATTTGTAATCCCAGCAGCATATCCAGTTGCCATCAAGGCTACCTCCAACGTGAATTTCACTGGTTTCGGTATCAATGCTAATAACAACAATAGGAACCTCCTTGCag GTAAGACGGACAATGTCATAAGCAGCATCGGTAGAGCTCTGGACGGTAAAGACGTGTTGGGGCTTACGTTCTCTGGGTCTGGTGACGAAGTTATGAAGCTGATCAACAAACAGAGTGGATCGTACTTTGTGGATGCACACCATCACCAACAGGAACAGCAAAAGGGAAGAAAGGGTGCATTTGTGTACTGA